From the Musa acuminata AAA Group cultivar baxijiao chromosome BXJ3-1, Cavendish_Baxijiao_AAA, whole genome shotgun sequence genome, the window tcagctctggtttcatctgaaatatgctcatgcaagtttatatccatccatcttttaatataggcaatagcttttctatgttgaacttctcattcttcatcgtccatagtagaaggtttatttttaaccttgataggcttatacaaatctttgcaatagagcaaatcttcaatcagatgcctccaagtggaataatttgatgagttcaatttaaataTACCATCTgaatgctccatttcaatcacacaagaaaactagcaccaaataacctgacgctctgatatcacttgttgggaagaaacctgttaaagcggaatattcttttccctctttgtgtatcaaaatgggttcctcatcaaaatactaacttggtattcaaatgaaaatattaaccagcacagcataaatagcagagcaaaaatcaatcacacagtgagatcaaatcttttaacgtggaaaacccaatgtggaaaaaaccacgggaccgtagtccacctcaaacttccactatcaataatactgataacaggtttacagtaggtcttctttagaataactagaggatcagaataacatcaagaacatagatcttggctcaagaataacatatcttcatcacataggtggatctctagagagggtaaactgtagatcaacaccattaggattatagagtttgctgcaaggattctccacataaaatttgggtcaaaactgacaacgtttggccaccgatcgtcaagtagaaaactcagaaaattttactttctttctctatttctctctcctcttttctagcCGCCGCACGCTGCAATTTCTGATCTAATTTCCTCacattctctctcctttttttaattttagccAAATTATCCAAGCCTAAGGCTGGACCCAACAAGAAATTATGTTAGACTTTAAATATAATGATTTTTTTGTTGTAAATAACTTAACTTTAAGATTTATGATAAtgtgatcaaaatatttatcatcataTCAAATTATGTCCAAAACCTATAAATAGCTCACTTCATCTCATAtgatatttaattaatatttatataatattttttctctATTCAACTTGCACCATACATTTAGCTTTGGGTTCCACTGTCAAATCTAATCTAGTTTTTAGGATTAATGGACATCCAATTCAATATCTTTGTCACAAAATATGAATAACCTAAATTATAACCAGTGAGATGCGCCCATGGCCGACTTATATTCCACATGCCAATTAATTGCACATTGTGGAAGGTGTCTTCTTCCCAATCACCAAATTTGCCATCATTTGCTTCATTATAGTGTGTCGTTAATGTGGTTTTTACTGAGACATTCGATTGATTAGTGTGTTAGGGTATGAATGATCGCGGTCCACATGTGAGTGTGATATACATTATTTAGTGTaataattcttttattattttaaatatttgctTAATGTCGTACAGATCCAAACTGTATCAAACTCGTGAATGTCCAAATCTGATTTAAATTGGTTGACTcaagaatcataatagacaataCGATAATTTGATTGGATCTAAGTCTTCCAACGTGTGCTCTACTCCCACCGCGTTCCAAATTGGACTTAGAATTATTATTAGAATAATAAAACATTGATGATGTCTCTGTATTTAGTTTTTACTAAGGATATTACTATTTACAAcccttattttactatttataatctcattttaataatttttaatctatctaaaTTGATTATCTGTTTGTAAATGTACCAAAATATCATCCTCTTATTCCTTGTCCTTTTCTTTTCAatcttcctcctcatcatcatcttctttttCTCGTAGGCAATAGAGTTGGTGATAGTGATGTCAGTAGAAGATCCACGATAGATAAGCAGTTTAGGGCCAACGATCAACGATAGcgattcccttcttttttatagcTAGTAGAGCAGACGACGACGTTAGCAAAAGATTAGTGACAAGTGAGCATGCTATGGCTGGTGATCCATGATGATGGATTCCTCCTCTTCTGCAGCTAGCAGAGTCAACGATAGCGTCAATGGAAGATTGACGATAAGCAGGCAAGCTAGGGTCGTTGATCGACGATAACGAATTCTTCCTCTTCCGCAGCCAACAAAACTTACGATGATAACGTCAATGGAAGATCAACGGCATGTCGTAAGCTGAGGCTAGTAATCGATAGCAGCGAGTAGTGGATAGTCATAGCAACAACGGTGGGGGTTAATACGCGgagtgggaggaggaggaagctctTTGGTTTCTTTATGATAAATTATATtaactttttatttatgataaatttaaaataaatttatgtaaaaataaatatatttttaatagatgTCGTGAGTATAATTTGAATATAACTTGAGTGTGGGTTGAATATAAGAGATTCGATCATATCCGAAAGGATTTGATTCGATTCTATACTAAGACACCGATTGAGTCGAATCAGCCCACGGGTTGATTgggtttaaaataatttaatttcaagatattattaagattttttaaaaaaaatatttctcgataaaaataaaatatagaggTCGCATTCCAAAAAAACCCATTAAAGACCTTTTTTTTCGATAAATTGCCCGATCCGATTTTTGTGGGTCAAATGCTTCAAGACATCGTCACTGTTACGATAAGTGGAGAGGACTGCAACCGATGTTTGACTTCGAGTCCTTTTCTAATGGCCACATCTATTTGACTTGTCTCCCATCAGACAAACTCGTCCACATGATCACTTCTCAGCCACCAAAGCAAGGCGACGCGCTGATATATGACTGGGAGCCCGAGGGTAGGACCCGTGGGTCCCACAGATGCTCGCCAATTGGAATCTGCAATAACTCTCCTGATCGCGACGAAGACGGTCGATTGCGGTCAATTCATGCAGCGGTGGCACCCGATACTGAGCCAGCTACTGTTGGGGCCCGCCGagagaagtatatatatatatatatatatatatatatatatatatatatatatatatatccatccatGGGCGATTTTtcctcaaaatatttttttatttttttacaaaagacATCtcctattttgattttttttttcaaatggtgGTATCTAATTCGCATAATACCCAAAATATCCTTTACTAACCTCAATAATactttttttaatcaatttttcaTAAGTTTGTGatcgttatagtatttttattttactcatttatagttttttaataatattataatattttattaaatatttaatactataaaattatttaaaaaatattataagagataacatgttatgtttttttttgttgtgaTTGCTTGTAAACCATTATAATAGAGGTGTTCAAATTGAATCGTAAAATCAAACTATGGTTTTGATTAGGGGTAGTCTTTTTTTTGTTTGGTTAACAATCGAATTGAactgattttaatttaaaaaatatcaatttgACTGAATTTATTATCCTAAGTCATTAACCAATTCAAACTGATTATTTTAACTAGTCTAAAGACTCAATTTTACAAAGGATATGGGCACAATTTCATAAATCTTATCGTATCGACCCAATTGTACTAAGATTATGATTCAGTCCAATTGAATTGAACcgatttatttaatatatatttaaattacttaaaattataatttgattaATCAGTTAATTGAACCGTATTAACTAGTTTTGAATCGATTTGGTTAGGTAGGTTTAAATTGATTCTTATTTGAACTATCTTATtgattgaataaaaaaaaatcaaagttcgATTTGGACAcccatatattataatattatattatttatttttctaattggtTTAGTTGAAGTTATGAGTTTGTTTAGGtcatttataatgttttcaagtaggttttataatatttttattataatgaccAAAACACTATAATAGCATAACTTTTTATCCCTATGTGAGTGATGTTGTTCTTAAACTATTATATATTATAGATATCTGTCCTAGTATAATATATTAAATAGTTTATAATCTGTTTTGATTTATTTGACTCACTTATAATATTTTCCAATAACATTCTATTGttttgattaaaatattaaaaacattATATAAGTGATATATTTGGTTATCATAGACCATTACAAAATCAAATTTTTAGGTTTTGAGTTGGTTGGATTGAATTTAAGTTCATTTATTAATGATTTCAAGTAAGCTTTATAATTTTTTCTTTACGATGGCTataaatgatgaaaaaaaaaaccaatgggATTAGTGAGAGGTATTTTAGATATTATCGAAACAGGAGAACTATttgaaaaaaaggaaaacatggGACACTTTttggggaaaaaaataaaaaatggagtTTTTTTTTAATGGAAATCTCTCTATATCCATATAAATATCTAaatcttatatatacatatatatatatatatatatatatatatatatataatccaatttggagggatatatatacatataataccaGTATTATTGTTAAAGAATTTTCAACGTGACAGAAATTAaataacataaaatatcaatatgTTCCCAAAGTTTTgcagtatattatattatattatatatatatatatatatatatatatatatatatatatatatatatatatatatatatatatatatatatatatatatatatatatatatatatatatatatatatatatatatatatatatatatatatatatatatatatatatatatatatatatatatatatatatatatatatatatatgttatagacCTCATTTTATAATGGTAAATATGGAAGAAATGTGCCAAACGAAACGAACAACCAAAAAAAGAGGAGCGTCGACGTTTTTAAGGGAGGAGACCAAACGATTAATATATGCAAACTTCTCCTTATGCTCATTTGCGTCGATCACAACTAACTTGGGTCAAACGGCAAGCCGAAATCTGAGGACATGGGAAGCGCTTCCATTCTCTCATCGGTGGCACGAAGGTGTTTGTTTGTGATGGGATCTTTTCATTGGAATTAGCAGCATAATACATCTGCTTCTTGTTATTGTTCCTCAGGCTTGAAGGCAAAGTGGCGTTGATCACCGGCGGGGCCAGCGGCATCGGCGAGTGCACGGCCAAGCTGTTCGCACGGCACGGCGCCCGAGTCATCGTCGCGGACATCCAGGACGACAAGGGCCGCGCCCTCTGTGCCGCCCTCGGCCCCGCCTCCTACGTCCACTGCGACGTCACAGACGAGGCCGACGTGGAGCGCGCGGTCGACACCGCCGTCGCCCTCTACGGGAAGCTGGACGTCATGTTCAACAACGCGGGCGTCATGGACCCGCCCGTCAACGGCTTCCTCGCCAGCGACAGGGCGGCATTCGAGCGGGTGATGGCCACCAACGCGCTGGGGGCGTTCCTGGGGACGAAGCACGCGGCGCGGGTCATGGTGCCGGCGCGCGCCGGCAGCATCGTGTCGACGGCGAGCCTGGTGTCAGCGGTGGGCGGGGTGGCGTCGGCGGCGTACACGTGCTCGAAGCACGCGGTGGTGGGGCTGATGCGGAGCGCCGCGGCGGAGCTGGGGCGGTTCGGGGTGCGGGCCAATTGCGTGTCGCCGTACGGGGTGGCGACGCCGCTGGCGATGGCGGGGATGCAGTTGACCACGGAGGAGATGGAGGCGGCGATGGAGGCGATGGGCAACCTCAAGGGGGTGAGGCTGAAGGCGGCGGACGTGGCGGAGGCGGTGCTCTACCTGGCCAGCGACGAGTCCAGGTACGTGAGCGGCCTCAACCTGACGGTGGACGGAGGCCTCAGCGTCACCAAATCCCTGCAGTAGCACTCATCCACCGCATAACGATGGGACCTTTTCTATCGCAGTAACCATACTATTGCCTATCACACAATGATTTCAGcatatcatgaaaagtatttttgATTAGATCTATTGCAGTAATAACCCACATCGCATCTGTGTTTCTTATCAGACAGTGATTTGAGCATATCATAAtgcatcaaaaataaaatattttgattaggTGATAATAATTCCAAGGATGTCGTATGAGTATCGACTAAACGTATCAGACATTTTACCTACGGGTTGCAAAGCACAAGAACACCCCATGTTCCATGTTCCATCTGGGGCCGCCGCAGCAGCACGCTGCTTCAAGCGGAGTCTTGGCTATGCTCATCCactcctcctcttcttcgccgGCCTATTGCTCGCTTTCCTCCTCTCCATCGGTGAACAGTAGACGCAACGGCGGTGCCTTCTTTGCTTAACGGCTGCTGCTACGTCTTCCTCATTTGCTGTCGCAGCCTCTAAAATCCCAAGGACACTGCGACATCTTCCCGCTTCCCGCCCTG encodes:
- the LOC135628685 gene encoding momilactone A synthase-like; the encoded protein is MGSASILSSVARRLEGKVALITGGASGIGECTAKLFARHGARVIVADIQDDKGRALCAALGPASYVHCDVTDEADVERAVDTAVALYGKLDVMFNNAGVMDPPVNGFLASDRAAFERVMATNALGAFLGTKHAARVMVPARAGSIVSTASLVSAVGGVASAAYTCSKHAVVGLMRSAAAELGRFGVRANCVSPYGVATPLAMAGMQLTTEEMEAAMEAMGNLKGVRLKAADVAEAVLYLASDESRYVSGLNLTVDGGLSVTKSLQ